The DNA segment tttctttccctgttttctttttttagagtAATCCCTCCATGTGACCCCACTGCTGATGACAGGCTCTACCACATATGCATCACCGCGATTTCTGTAAGTCCGCTTTCCCGTTGGATTAATGAGATGCAACATTACACTGTCATTTTCTGTCACTCGTTCATTGGTCATCATCAACCCGGTCTAATGACCTAATCTAATGTTTTCAGTACCATATGTTGTCTGCTAGTTAGGAAAATATCTCAAACACTTGTGAACTTTTGTTCACGCGTTTTAATGAAATCTGGTGGAATTAGTCAATGGAACAAATGGGTTTTTAaacatatgttgtttttttatgcagtTCCAGGTGTagagaaaagaaatcaggaCAGATTCACATCACAATGCTTCTCAATACAAACCACACTTACTGCATATAAACAACTGTCACTTCTACTCTATAATGGCCTGTTAATATGGCTTCACATGATGGAGATCCTAAACCCATTGACAACTTAATATAATAGTACTTAGTAGAGCACTTCAACATCtatatgaaacaaaatgaattatttcctgggaaatagAAAAAGTATGTTGCCATGTTGAAAAATGTGGGGGGGAAAAtgcctgatccagatctgcaccaaactttacTGAGTTCTTCCTTCACACATACGGCACCATTTACCCTCATTTCGTGGAAAACCCTTCTCTTGTTGTttataaacaaaccaaccaacaaacagacaagtgTGAAAACAAGTGTCTGTAAGTCTCCTCCTATGTTTACATAATGATGTTATTTGGTATCGAGTATTTTCTCAATCTGAGGATCTTAGAAGTTGGTCTTCACAAGGCGTTCCTCCCACCCTCGTGTTTCCTAAATGTGTCACAGGGTCACGGCAGGTCATTGAACTCTTACTGGTCGGTGATCTTGAGTGATGACACTTCATTCACTCCACATCCACGGGGTGCACTAATGAGACACGGAGGTTTGGCCTTTTGTGGCATCAATGCCCCCTGATAATTAGTCAGTTGCAGGGTGATGCCTGAGCCCCAGGAGGTCCacagctgcaccactgctgtGCATCTCATGCTAACAGATGTACCTCTTCTTCCAGCTTGTCGTCATGCTGATCCTCGCGATCTTGGCCAGACGCACGAAGGCGAACAACAGACAGAAAGGACTCCCGGGTTTACTCAGGTGAGGCTCTAGTTTAAGTCATAAACACCAGGGTtaaatgtgaagtgaaataggAACATATTGGCgcctttattttaataatcattggCTTCCATTTAAATTTACAAAGAATGACTTTGGACGTCACTTTTAAAAAGCTGTAGCCCTTTCAAAAGAATCTACTTCCTAATTAACTCTAATATGATAAATTCTATTAGCGCTTTTTTACCTTTTGACTGATGTATCCTTGAGTTATTAACCTCAAAAACTGCACCAGTGGAAATATCCAGCAGATGAAAGTGACCATAGTGGCTAACTTGGtcagtgtgagcgtgtgagctGGGTGGAAAAAAGCTTTCATACTTGTTGTACCTTCACTGGATTAATAGAGTTTAGAGACTGTGGTGGATTTCCATGTGTTGAGCAAGTTGCTGGCTGTGCCATGCTGATATGAACAGAAGCCAAGGTTTGCCTGGAAGCAAATCACACTGTACTTAAAATGTCTTTGCACACcaagtctgtgtttttcattgggAAAAGTTTGCAGCTCCTTGATCAGAAAGATGAAATTGTCTCAGGATTGGATGgacacaatgttttcttttttcaaaaagtGCAACGACCAAACCATCCTCACTGCTTGACTGGGAATCTTTGGAattaatagaataataaaattCATCGGACTCAGTGTGCAAAGTTCCTGTGCATGCTGATTTTTATTGGTTATGTTTATTGGTTTTAACTGGATTAAAAAATCATGTGGAAAAACTTTGTGTGCAAAGACCTTAAGTCAGTAGAAATTACATAGTTGTGGGCTAAAACCACTTAAAAATAAAGAGGTATATGCTCCCTTTCGAAGTGTTATCATCTCTGGTCAATAACAGTTTCATCTAAATGTGAGGCCGGTAACATGTGGGCACTAAATACCTGCTCCTTGATCTCACAGTCCGGTCAACTTCCTGGACCATACACAGCACAAGGGCCTGGCAGTGGCTGTGTTTGGAGTGCTCCTGTGCAAACTGTGGGGCCTGGTCATTTCCCCAAACCCCCTCCCCTTCACAGCGGACTCAGAGAACAAACGTGAGGAGGTCATCTTGGTTCTTCACGATCTAATATTAGATGTGCATTtccctttttcccccccacagaTTGTAAAATCTTCTATAGCTGCTGTTTAATCCTAATTTATTAATGATGTATCtacatttgttaaatgtttgttatGTAACTGGATTATTTTGCTTCAGTGTGTTATTTTCGACTCCTGAGTTTGACTGAAAACTTCACaagcagctttttcttttttgtctgaaATGAAATTACGCAAGATTTGACTGTAAGGAGTCGATCCCCTGCTACTTTACACAATCCTCAAATAGCAGCTTACAAGTTTCAATAAGAGAGAGTTTCCATGTTTTTCCCAAAACACTGAAGCAAAGCAGAACCGATGTAGGAGTTGTAGTTTTGTATCGGTGTATATTCCCTCGGATGCTCACAGACTTGACACATGTTGCTGTATTTGCAGAGAACTGGGTGATTCTGGGAGTCTTCTTCTACCCCGCACTTTACTACCCTCTCCTGGCATGTGGCACCTTGCATAATAAAGTTGGCTACGTGCTCGGCAGCCTCTTGTCCTGGACACACTTTGTTGTTCTGGTCTGGCAGAAAATTGACTGTCCAAAAACAACATTGGTAAGCAACAAtcacttttaataaaacaatgatcAACAGTAATTTAAGACGGCAGCAGTTTGGTGAAGAATCCAGCGTCTTAGCAGCCtttcaaatgtcattttctCTGATGTGTCATCCGTCTGAGGTTGAAGGATTTTGTATCAACACAAAGCCGATCTGTTTTGCTGTGGAAACCCATTGATAATCTAACAAAGTGTGGTCTGTTGTCTGTGTAAGAGATGTGATTTGaaaagatggatagatagatagatggatcaGGCTTTTCAGCTGCGTTCGTGGACTCGTCCGTTCGAGCTTTTACAACTTGTTTCTCAATCCTAGATTTTGTGTCACGTCCCTGTtgtctgggtttttttctgtgcGACGAATGTCTGTGACTCACAACCATTCGTTCCACTGTCTCTTAGTCTTAATTAAGAAGCTTTGTCACAGTTAATCAGTTTAGTGTGTGTCAGAAAAAAGAGACGAGTCCAGGCTTTACACCACACAGTCATGGTTGtcgttttatttttgttttttcacaccACGATGAGTTGGCACACAGCAAACGCTGCCAGGAGCATTTCAGTGGACCTGAAAGACTTAATCACGTGAAGACAACAGATTAaattttacttattatttacttagaattgtatttctttttaaacatgggGAAAAGGAACCAGTATTTCAAGATTTGTGTCTTAAATTTTGATAATTTTGAGGTTGAGATTGATGTTTTAAATTTGTTGTTTTGGGTCATTTGGCCAAAATGTGGACGCCTGCCAAAATACACTGAGCCATCTGTGTCCACCTTGTTTGTGACCATACAATAGCTTTATTATGTATTCCTTAAGTGATTCTCCAAATCTCCCAAAATAGTTTTCTAGGTGATGTCAAGTCTTCTTTTATTCCTCTGCAGATCCACAAACACTACTCCCTCTTCTCCAGCCTGCCGCAGATCGCCTGCTTGGCATTCCTCAGTTTCCAGTATCCACTTCTGCTCTTCAAGGGCTTAAAGGGCACTGAAAAGCACAACGCTGCAGAGGTACGTTTTCTTAATTAAAGTAGTTCCTGCCTGTTGGCCTCAGGACGGATGCAGAGCTCTCGTGGCACTGGAACTATTTTGGTCAGCTTCCACAACAAACTCGGAGTAAATTTGATTAGTGGTCTTTGTTCATGTGACTCTGAActatttgaaaagaaataataaaatcttaCTCAGATGCACATTTCGTCTGAATCTGTGCATGTGAGAAACCTTTCGTAAGCCGCCTGCTAATCAACGGAGCTTATTGTGCTCGTTCAGTCTCGGCCGAGGGGGGGATTCTGCAGcccagcacagcacagcacagcacacaccAGCGGCCTAATCATTTTAAGTAGATTTGACGTAATTGGTTTATGTTATGTTCTCGATCAGATTATGAAAAGGTTGCCTTGTTTATTTTCACCGAGGACACACAATGCGGTGTTTATTTGATGCTAATCTCAGCATGGGTGTGACAAAGCTGCGGTGAAGCCATCTCCTGGAGTTTgactcacccccaccccccccttaTCAGAAGGAGGCTTAAAAGCTTTTTCCACatgtacaaaataaagtttgaattcaGACAGTGATTAATACCACATACTTCTAACAGGCCATTCATGAAGTCAGCTTTGCCACAGTACGCCAGCATATTTCCTGTCTACTATTATCAATTGGTTTCTTATATGGTTGCTGTGTTTTTAGGATCTAAGCAGCAGCTACTATAAAGAGTATGTGAAGAAAATACTCAAGAAGAAGCCCAACAAAATCAGGTGAGACGTCCATGAGTTACCAGTAACACACTTTGCTGTTaacttgttttggttttatttacgTCTCCTTGACCAACATTTAATCCCCAAAATAGTTACGTTTGATTAATCGAACTTTGTTGTGTCTCCGTGTCGGCGACAGCCAGTGGTCGAGggtcaaggtcaaaggttaaggtccAAGTGACCTCACTGTAATGGAAagttccactgatcaatgtcttactactgttttgactgttttctgtgcacttagctgatACAACATCAATGTCttccacctcctgttgacctttatttgtgcagctgtgtgctggatttgattcctctttctgtaacagtgatgccagacagcagacggtcctgtctgctttctgttctgtttcccatttatcacattgtataaaaaccctcctttttaactttcttgtggttgcactctgagccatgttgctggctgtgtaaccctctgcagagctaataattaaaactctaagGCAACTctggtctgagaaactcattatttcaaatctcatgataaatttccacgacatcacaaaacccttttttctttgccttgtgaatgcgtTGacagaatcctttcaaatttggcccAAACGTTAATTTAGACTCAGGGAGGATCTGATAAGATCTtggtggtcaaagatcaaggtcacagtgacctcatgtacttgtgaatgtgatatatcaggagCATCTTCAGGAGAAAGCATTACATCCTGGACAAACATTTACTTGTGCTCAACGACagcctgattagaatttggaggtcataggtcaaggtcactgtgaccacaCAAAACCCTTTTCTTACCTTATGAACTCTCAAGAGAACCCTTTcgaatttggtacaaacgtttacttggactcaaagatgaagtgatttgattttggtggtctaaggtcaaaggtcaagggcACAGTGGcctaacaaaaaaaatgttgtccTCTTGAAAATGTTATCTTAAACGTTAATTTAGACTCATAGAcgaactgatttgatttcagtggtcaaaggtcacggtgacctgggaaaaaaaggatgtagactgaaactgtaCTGGTTTCAGGAGGAGGCATATAAACATAGGGTGGTAACCCTAGTTTTAATCAATGTCCTTGTTTATTCTTGGTGTAGCATATTTAAGCCTTTATTATAAACAGTAGAGAGATGGCAGGAAATGAGGGAAAGATTGAGATACAACAAAAAAGGCCTCACACCAGGGACGTTGCACAGTCCTCATCCTGAGCCCCTGTAGTGCGCCCCCTGGATGTTTCTGCCTTTAGTTCAAAGCCCTGAATTACCTGAACTGGCTGTTTGTAACCTTACATTTGGGAGTTTCCCAGCCTTGTATTTGTCCACCGTTACGAGCAAATTAATACATAACTATCCACTGTGTGAAAAACATCCAATTTAGCATGTGTAAGGAGATGGGAGCTGTGGGTCAAGATCCAATGTTAGTCATGTGATGGAGACGAACGAGAGGAAACAGGTTGCTGTTGCTCTTCCTGTTGAGCTGTCCTAGACAATGACACCGGATTAGAGAGAATCCActgggactttttttttaccgTGATCAGCACAGTGAGCGTTTTTTAAGATCTTAATCTCATCCGCTGGCCTGTAAATATTTCCTCATATATTCAGTGTCACACAGAGGTTGTTATTATGCTGATAAAGCACCTGGAAATACTGCCCCATCTTTCTTCTGCAGCATGTTTGACTACACAGAACTTCTCTTTAATTTGACGTGAGAGGAGATGATGGCAAAAAAATGGCTCATCCAATCGTCAATATGTCCGAGGCTGCGTTTAGGTTTGTAACTGTGTTTATCTTTCACGTCAGCACATCGAGCACAGAGATGCCGAAGCTCCCTCAAAGAATACTTGATGCCATGAAGTCGTACATTTACACACCAGAGGAAGGTAAACAAGTGatctttgtttctttgatgACTGGTCATGATATAATGTGTTATCTCCTGTCAAAGTTACAAGCcttcattgttttcttttttgaaacaGCTTTCCGTTTTCCACTGAAGTTGGCTATATCTGGTGTCGTGTCATTCATAACACTGTATCAGGTAACCACCATATCTACTATTACACATTGTAGCTGCTCTCACACATGCCCTGAACTCTTAATATTCTCCAGAAATGATcaggaggggctgtgtgtgagaacacaaatggcCAGGTCAGTTGCTGAGAAAATGTCCTGCCACCCTGCTTGTAAAAATGTGCACAAACCGTCTGAGACTGCAGCAGGATTATGTCGTGacaaatgcaaaactgaaaagaaaaaagaatacaaatatcttgagatgaaaaagagacgtcatacacatagaagacgccGAAGAAGGTGTCAACTTGGAAAGGCAATGacattcgagagcttttggtcaTGTCCTGCTCTACCCAGATAccagccctcacctgaatgctccggAGGATTTCCTgatgttgtgaacgcgtctgaacAGACAATCTCCTtattcatatgtgaaagtccaCATAATGTCGGGACCCAATTGtccggacattatccagagttcatgcctgaaagtggcttttaaaataaaaaagtactcCACATTTTTGCACAGATGTATTACGTAAGACAGCACATTAGAGGGGCAGAGCTCATACAGTTCCTCTATATCGCCATATTGAAGGAAGTGATTACAAAAAAATACTGGCGACACCCACTTatccagatctgctccaaacTTTTATGGAAATCCGTTTTGAATAGTTCTTGAGTAATGTTCCTGAAAGGCAGATAAACAAACggtaatgaaaacataacgtcccTGCCGGATGTGATAAGGTCAAAATTATAATCGCATATTGATTCGAATCAGTCCTTCCCCTGACCTTTGTCCAATAACTTCAGCTCAGACTCTGAATATCATcagattatattttatgttcctaaaatacaaaagtaaataaataatatcctgtatttttttgtttgtttggttgtgttttagATGGGTCTCCTTCTGATCTCCGGAGTGGTGCCTACTCTCCAGATCGCTCGTATGGGAGTGGATGGGGACATCGCCAACGTTTTGGCTGGATTCAGGATAATGCTGTCtccagacaaacaggaagtggtgcGAATCGTGGTTTATTACATGTGGTGTGTAGAAGGTGAGTGGAAATCACAAATTGCTAAATCAGCCACTTGGTGACATGAGAGATTCtgaaaattcagttttaaatgCAACTGAATACAAGCTGAACTTTTAGCTCTTTAAATATGCAGGAAATTGTATAACATGCTAATTGTCTGTGGACGAGTTAATCCCATAATAACCAGcctgaagttgtgtgtgtgtgtgctgtatttTCTTTGCAGTGTGCTACATCTCAGCGATGACCCTGTCGGGTTTGGTCAACCTGGCTATGCTCATGCGCTCTATGGTTCTGCATCGGTGGGTTTCAGAGCTACACagtactgctcctctctgtctctctatttTTGTATTCTCTTCCAAAAGTTTCCAATATCCGTGTGTGTGCATCGCATCCTGCTCCCCTCATTAGAATGTAATGGTTCACACTGGAGTGATTATAACATAATAGAGTACTAATCATCCAGACCGACTGAATAGCATTCACTCTGCATTGACTGCTGCTAGAATTGAAAATGGCTATTAAGATAAGACATGAAATACAGTGCTATTACCATAAATTACAtcgtattaaaataaatgttttttgcaAGTCGAGTATTGAATTGCATTTCGGGTCTATCCCCTGCTAAATTACCTCTTCAATTGACTATGTAGTTTGTAAATTTAGTGATAAATcagattgtgttgattgtgtgCTTTTTATATTCTATAGGTCAAACCTGAAGGGGCTGTACAGAGGAGATATCTATAACGTTTACAACTGCCAGAGAAGCATCAGGGCTTCTCGGCCGGCGCTCGTCTGCTGGATGGGATACACCAGCTTTACAG comes from the Hippoglossus stenolepis isolate QCI-W04-F060 chromosome 5, HSTE1.2, whole genome shotgun sequence genome and includes:
- the stra6 gene encoding receptor for retinol uptake stra6; amino-acid sequence: MDKDAFVDYEYPDLDPPPSKMELEVIPPCDPTADDRLYHICITAISLVVMLILAILARRTKANNRQKGLPGLLSPVNFLDHTQHKGLAVAVFGVLLCKLWGLVISPNPLPFTADSENKQNWVILGVFFYPALYYPLLACGTLHNKVGYVLGSLLSWTHFVVLVWQKIDCPKTTLIHKHYSLFSSLPQIACLAFLSFQYPLLLFKGLKGTEKHNAAEDLSSSYYKEYVKKILKKKPNKISTSSTEMPKLPQRILDAMKSYIYTPEEAFRFPLKLAISGVVSFITLYQMGLLLISGVVPTLQIARMGVDGDIANVLAGFRIMLSPDKQEVVRIVVYYMWCVEVCYISAMTLSGLVNLAMLMRSMVLHRSNLKGLYRGDIYNVYNCQRSIRASRPALVCWMGYTSFTAAHMCIGMMVQTMVFFLCLLITVFLIIIPVLHRQNLILFQILWSMWPFWLMILLAVLIQHITARFCFIKKTAGTRDLNNRGNLFLLTYLLFPVNVLIGVLLAVWRMIITALFNIVHMGRMDISLLNRNVEAFDPAYRCYAHYLKIEVSQSHPVMKAFCGMLLQSVDEETNAAQRTRDAEEGIQLVQQEKKLCKVSSAKRARRHWQLLYTLVNNPSLVGTRKHFQRQAAESFVNGSLNRSAKEGSKKEAATKEV